From the Deinococcus radiophilus genome, one window contains:
- a CDS encoding DUF2785 domain-containing protein gives MTADWPALAAGDFALPAGVCAEELLPEAFQLLTSPHPEQRDGLAYPALATWVMSGELDGRLTEVAAQTLPLLTAPHTHSRTFAPLILAVLLSRDAQTRELDPATVRSWLEAWATWYTSEPDLRSYDPQVGWLHAVAHGADVAASFAEHPSLERADLRRVLDTLSQRIRQVDQALLQQEDDRLALAAFVLLARPELTPADRRQWLADLGRLMQPEQMPRSASAAFAVQVGRALLLFTQFGVGGEGGAPVPARSADGWREDLLAALHRTFPVYGDPAAS, from the coding sequence GTGACCGCAGATTGGCCCGCCCTGGCCGCCGGGGATTTCGCCCTGCCAGCCGGGGTCTGTGCTGAGGAGCTGCTGCCTGAGGCCTTCCAGTTGCTCACGTCCCCCCACCCTGAACAGCGTGACGGGCTGGCCTATCCCGCCCTGGCCACCTGGGTGATGTCCGGCGAGTTGGACGGCAGGCTAACAGAGGTAGCGGCGCAGACTCTGCCCCTGCTGACGGCCCCGCACACCCACAGCCGCACCTTTGCCCCGCTGATTCTGGCCGTGCTGCTCAGCCGCGACGCCCAGACGCGGGAGCTGGACCCAGCCACGGTGCGTAGCTGGCTGGAGGCCTGGGCCACTTGGTACACGTCAGAACCCGATCTGCGCTCTTATGACCCGCAGGTGGGCTGGCTCCACGCGGTGGCGCATGGGGCTGACGTGGCAGCGTCGTTTGCTGAGCATCCATCCCTGGAGCGGGCAGACTTGCGGCGAGTGCTGGACACGCTCAGCCAGCGGATCAGGCAAGTGGATCAGGCACTGCTGCAACAAGAAGACGACCGTCTGGCCCTGGCCGCCTTCGTGCTGCTGGCCCGCCCCGAGCTGACGCCAGCGGATCGCCGCCAGTGGCTGGCCGACCTGGGCCGCCTGATGCAGCCGGAGCAGATGCCACGTTCAGCCAGCGCTGCCTTTGCCGTGCAGGTGGGCCGCGCCCTGCTGCTGTTTACACAGTTTGGGGTCGGTGGTGAGGGCGGCGCTCCGGTTCCGGCCCGTTCCGCCGATGGGTGGCGAGAGGACCTGTTGGCCGCGCTCCACAGAACCTTCCCAGTGTACGGCGACCCAGCAGCCTCCTAA
- the proS gene encoding proline--tRNA ligase produces the protein MTNDGKQGGNQSGKQGRGQDKKAQQYGVTPQSVDFNDWYNEVVRKADLADHSPVAGAMVVKPYGTALWERIQRDLDDRFKADGHQNLLFPTLIPMDFIMKEADHVEGFAPELFTVSKIGTEELAEPYVMRPTSETIVGHMWSGWLNSYRDLPFLHNQWGSVFRAELRTKPFLRTSEFFWQEGHTAHATEEEARAEVRQQLDVYHAFCRDVLALPVVRGEKTASERFAGAENTYSIEGMMRDGKALQSGTSHYLGQNFSRAFDVKFQTKEQREEYAYTTSWGLSSRIIGALIMTHGDDFGLIMPPNIAPIQVVIVPVGRKDDFAQMVAEGQQLAAELRAQGLRAHVDDREGLTNGFKYNDWELKGVPVRIEVGPRDLEAGQLVVKNRTNDEKETLGRVDAVSSMDARLDGIQRHLYERAKNFMLENTVTVDTYDEFRAAIEDGKWVRAFHCGDPQSERQIKEETKATARNVPFDDAEFFSEREEGVCVHTGKPAAYGKRLLFGRQY, from the coding sequence ATGACCAACGACGGCAAGCAAGGCGGTAACCAGAGCGGAAAGCAGGGCAGAGGGCAGGACAAAAAGGCCCAGCAGTACGGCGTGACGCCCCAGAGCGTAGATTTCAACGATTGGTACAACGAAGTGGTCCGCAAGGCCGATCTGGCCGACCACTCGCCCGTGGCGGGCGCGATGGTGGTCAAGCCTTATGGCACGGCACTCTGGGAGCGCATCCAGCGTGATCTGGATGACCGTTTCAAAGCAGACGGACACCAGAACCTGCTGTTCCCGACCCTGATTCCGATGGACTTCATCATGAAAGAGGCCGATCACGTCGAGGGCTTCGCGCCGGAGCTGTTCACCGTCAGTAAGATTGGAACCGAAGAACTGGCCGAGCCGTACGTGATGCGCCCCACCAGTGAAACCATCGTGGGTCACATGTGGTCCGGCTGGCTGAACTCGTACCGTGATCTGCCCTTCTTGCACAATCAGTGGGGCAGCGTCTTCCGTGCCGAGCTGCGGACCAAACCGTTCCTGCGGACCTCCGAGTTCTTCTGGCAGGAGGGCCACACCGCCCACGCCACCGAAGAAGAAGCCCGTGCCGAGGTGCGTCAGCAGCTGGACGTGTACCACGCCTTTTGCCGTGACGTCTTGGCCCTGCCGGTGGTGCGCGGCGAAAAGACGGCCTCCGAGCGCTTTGCTGGAGCGGAGAACACCTATTCCATTGAGGGCATGATGCGCGACGGCAAGGCCCTGCAATCGGGAACCAGTCACTACCTGGGCCAGAACTTCAGCCGGGCTTTCGATGTCAAGTTTCAGACCAAAGAGCAGCGTGAGGAATATGCCTACACCACCTCCTGGGGCCTGAGTAGCCGCATCATCGGTGCGCTGATCATGACGCATGGCGACGACTTCGGCCTGATTATGCCGCCCAACATCGCGCCTATTCAGGTGGTGATTGTGCCAGTGGGCCGTAAAGACGACTTTGCCCAGATGGTGGCGGAAGGGCAACAACTGGCCGCTGAACTGCGGGCCCAGGGCCTCCGCGCCCATGTGGATGACCGTGAGGGCCTGACCAACGGCTTCAAGTACAACGATTGGGAGCTGAAGGGTGTGCCTGTGCGTATTGAGGTGGGACCGCGTGATCTGGAAGCGGGACAACTGGTCGTCAAGAACCGCACCAATGATGAAAAGGAGACGCTGGGCCGCGTAGACGCTGTCAGTAGCATGGACGCTCGCCTGGACGGCATTCAGCGTCACCTCTATGAGCGGGCCAAGAACTTCATGCTGGAGAACACGGTCACCGTAGACACCTATGATGAGTTTAGGGCCGCCATTGAAGACGGCAAGTGGGTCCGGGCTTTTCACTGCGGTGATCCCCAGTCCGAGCGGCAGATCAAGGAAGAGACCAAGGCGACGGCCCGCAACGTTCCTTTTGACGATGCTGAGTTTTTCTCGGAGCGTGAAGAGGGTGTTTGCGTGCATACCGGTAAGCCGGCGGCGTACGGAAAACGCCTGCTGTTCGGCCGCCAATACTAA
- the clpB gene encoding ATP-dependent chaperone ClpB translates to MNPERLTESSTQAVAAAQTLAQELGHQTLTPAHVLRTLLDNDTAARALTLAGGNLNALRSSLDTALDKLPRVQGAGGQLYMDAALGRAFQKAETLAEQMGDSFIAADVLLLALRGETSDRNFPSETDLNRAVNEQRKGKTVTTKSSESQFDALNKYGTDLTARAREGKFDPVIGRDEEIRRAMQILLRRTKNNPVLIGEPGVGKTAIAEGIAMRIVQGDVPDGLKNKRIVSLEMGSLLAGAKFRGEFEERLKGVIDEVLQSSGEIILFIDELHTIVGAGKTEGSPDAGNMLKPALARGELHLIGATTLDEYREIEKDSALERRFQPVFVDEPSVEDTISILRGIKERYQVHHNVEITDPALVAAAELGNRYITDRQLPDKAIDLIDEAAARLRMALESSPERVDQLQRRKLQLEIEREALKKEKDQDSVQRLDDIEAQLKTLTDELTETRSRWEGERGEVAALREKREALDKVRTDIEKAKRDYDLQQAAELEYGQLPQLEKEVHALEQKLKGAEFAHTEVTEEDIASVVSRWTGIPVSKLMEGEREKLLQLEGQLHRRVIGQERAISSVSDTIRRARAGLNDPHRPLGSFMFLGPTGVGKTELARALAEFLFDSSDAMVRIDMSEYMEKHTVARLIGAPPGYVGYEEGGQLTEAVRRRPYSVILLDEIEKAHPDVFNVLLQVLDDGRLTDGQGRTVDFRNTLIILTSNVGSPLILDMQAGGRPAEEIREAVMEELRAQFRPEFLNRVDDIIVFDALTPGNLREIVDIQLAGLRARLAERRVTLSLSDAAKDQLARVGYDPAFGARPLRRAISRELETPLARQILAGEVPDNSTLSVDYDGERFTFGAQGLN, encoded by the coding sequence TTGAATCCTGAACGACTGACCGAAAGTTCCACCCAGGCCGTCGCCGCCGCACAGACACTGGCGCAGGAGCTGGGACACCAGACGCTGACGCCCGCGCACGTGCTGCGCACCCTGCTGGATAACGACACCGCCGCCCGCGCCCTGACCCTGGCTGGCGGCAATCTGAACGCCCTGCGCTCCAGCCTAGACACTGCGCTGGACAAACTGCCGCGAGTGCAGGGCGCAGGCGGCCAGCTGTATATGGACGCCGCGCTGGGCCGCGCTTTTCAAAAGGCGGAAACCTTAGCAGAACAGATGGGCGATTCCTTTATCGCCGCCGACGTCCTACTGCTGGCCCTGCGCGGCGAGACGAGCGACCGGAACTTTCCTTCCGAAACCGATCTGAACCGCGCTGTCAACGAACAACGAAAGGGGAAAACCGTGACCACCAAATCATCCGAAAGCCAGTTTGACGCGCTGAATAAGTACGGCACCGACCTGACCGCCCGCGCCCGCGAGGGCAAATTTGACCCGGTGATTGGCCGCGACGAAGAAATCCGCCGCGCCATGCAGATTCTGCTGCGCCGCACCAAAAATAACCCGGTGCTGATCGGGGAACCTGGCGTGGGGAAGACCGCCATCGCCGAGGGCATCGCCATGCGAATCGTGCAGGGCGACGTACCTGATGGCCTCAAGAACAAGCGCATCGTGAGCCTGGAAATGGGCAGCCTGCTGGCCGGGGCCAAGTTCCGGGGCGAGTTCGAAGAGCGCCTCAAGGGCGTGATTGACGAGGTGCTGCAGTCCTCCGGCGAGATCATCCTGTTTATCGACGAGCTGCACACCATCGTGGGCGCCGGTAAGACCGAGGGCAGCCCCGACGCGGGCAACATGCTCAAGCCGGCGCTGGCACGCGGTGAGCTGCACCTGATCGGCGCGACCACCCTGGACGAGTACCGCGAGATTGAAAAAGACTCGGCGCTGGAACGCCGTTTCCAGCCGGTGTTCGTGGACGAACCCAGTGTGGAAGACACCATCTCCATCCTGCGCGGGATCAAGGAGCGCTATCAGGTCCACCACAACGTGGAAATCACCGACCCGGCCTTGGTCGCCGCCGCCGAACTGGGAAACCGTTACATCACCGACCGCCAACTGCCCGACAAGGCGATTGACCTGATCGACGAGGCGGCGGCCCGGCTGCGGATGGCGCTGGAATCTAGCCCTGAACGGGTGGACCAGCTGCAACGCCGCAAGCTGCAATTGGAAATCGAGCGCGAGGCCCTGAAAAAGGAAAAGGACCAGGACAGCGTTCAGCGACTGGATGACATTGAAGCCCAGCTGAAGACCCTGACCGACGAGCTGACCGAAACCCGTTCGCGCTGGGAAGGCGAGCGCGGCGAAGTGGCAGCGCTGCGCGAGAAGCGCGAAGCATTGGACAAGGTGCGCACCGATATTGAGAAGGCCAAGCGTGACTACGACTTGCAGCAGGCCGCCGAGCTGGAATACGGCCAGCTGCCGCAGCTGGAAAAAGAAGTGCACGCGCTGGAGCAGAAGCTCAAGGGCGCCGAATTTGCTCACACTGAGGTGACCGAAGAAGACATTGCCAGCGTGGTGAGCCGCTGGACCGGCATTCCCGTGAGCAAGCTGATGGAAGGCGAGCGCGAGAAACTGCTGCAACTTGAAGGGCAACTGCACCGCCGCGTGATCGGACAGGAGCGGGCCATTTCCAGCGTGTCGGACACCATCCGCCGCGCACGGGCCGGACTGAACGACCCCCACCGCCCGCTGGGTAGCTTTATGTTCCTCGGCCCCACCGGGGTCGGCAAGACCGAACTGGCCAGGGCCCTGGCCGAATTCCTGTTCGATTCCAGTGACGCGATGGTCCGGATCGACATGTCCGAGTACATGGAGAAGCACACCGTGGCCCGCCTGATCGGGGCACCTCCCGGATATGTGGGCTACGAGGAAGGCGGCCAGCTGACCGAAGCGGTGCGCCGCCGCCCCTACAGCGTGATCCTGCTGGACGAGATTGAAAAAGCCCACCCCGACGTGTTCAACGTGCTACTGCAAGTGCTGGACGATGGCCGCCTGACCGACGGTCAGGGCCGCACCGTGGACTTCCGCAACACCCTCATCATCTTGACCAGCAACGTCGGCTCACCGCTAATTCTGGACATGCAGGCCGGGGGCCGTCCCGCCGAAGAAATCCGCGAAGCGGTGATGGAAGAACTGCGTGCCCAGTTCCGCCCCGAATTCCTGAACCGGGTAGACGACATCATCGTGTTTGATGCGCTGACGCCTGGGAACCTGCGCGAGATTGTGGATATTCAACTGGCTGGCCTGCGCGCACGGTTGGCCGAGCGCCGCGTGACCCTCTCCCTTAGCGACGCCGCCAAGGACCAGCTGGCCCGGGTGGGCTACGATCCGGCCTTCGGGGCACGGCCACTGCGCCGGGCGATCAGCCGCGAACTGGAAACGCCGCTGGCGCGCCAGATTCTGGCGGGCGAGGTGCCGGATAACTCCACCCTCAGCGTGGACTATGACGGAGAGCGATTCACCTTCGGAGCGCAGGGGCTGAACTGA
- a CDS encoding septum site-determining protein MinC, with protein sequence MKQRETHGGLMVTLEPGDVGQSVRRSLAGQNLAGVNVTLEIQGDAAPDAVSEAIGMIAVSGGRVSRVRAPRVSVAAPAAPLTEEAARAREESPATASDDPNRTVILPHSLRSGFRREFGGSVVILGDVNPGVEVVAGGDIIVMGALRGVAHAGAYGNTSAIVWARPIASAQIRIADALARSPEGSSLSTMRRLEGPAEAELARIQDERIVISPAFAARLAADGLG encoded by the coding sequence GTGAAGCAACGAGAAACACACGGTGGTCTGATGGTGACTCTGGAACCTGGTGACGTTGGTCAGAGTGTCCGGCGGAGCCTGGCCGGGCAGAATCTGGCCGGGGTTAACGTGACCCTAGAAATTCAGGGGGACGCTGCCCCGGACGCCGTTTCGGAAGCGATCGGTATGATTGCGGTGTCGGGTGGCCGGGTCAGCCGGGTCCGTGCACCACGCGTGTCGGTGGCAGCCCCGGCTGCCCCTCTGACGGAAGAAGCGGCCCGCGCCCGTGAAGAAAGCCCCGCCACCGCCTCGGATGACCCTAACCGTACGGTGATCCTGCCGCATTCGCTGCGCTCCGGCTTCCGGCGTGAGTTCGGCGGCAGCGTGGTGATTCTGGGTGATGTGAACCCCGGCGTAGAGGTGGTGGCCGGCGGTGACATCATCGTGATGGGGGCGCTGCGCGGCGTGGCCCATGCTGGGGCCTACGGGAACACCTCGGCCATCGTGTGGGCGCGGCCCATCGCCAGTGCCCAGATCCGCATTGCCGACGCGCTGGCCCGCTCACCGGAAGGCAGTTCGCTGAGCACCATGCGGCGGCTCGAAGGCCCCGCCGAGGCCGAGCTGGCCCGGATTCAAGACGAACGGATCGTGATCTCGCCTGCCTTCGCAGCGCGTCTGGCCGCAGACGGTCTGGGCTGA
- a CDS encoding VOC family protein, giving the protein MNKPPLPSLGPVTLRVADLNAVSDFYRTLLGLELHHTSDGEHGLAAQGTPILRLQAAPGLPRAPVSRPGLYHTAFLLPTRAELGRWLAHAARLGVGLGSGDHLVSEAFYLSDPEGNGIEVYADRPRELWRWEGGQVQMDTLSVDVPGVLAEAGVSLAAVQQGIAPAYGGAPADTQIGHVHLKVGSAAQAADFYAQALGLEQVSAFPGAAFLSWGGYHHHLGLNEWHSRGQGRPVGEALGLGHVEVTVADLAALRDRWQGRGDVLDEGESLTLTDPWGNRVQAVQGAEA; this is encoded by the coding sequence ATGAATAAGCCGCCGCTCCCTTCCCTTGGCCCGGTCACCCTACGGGTCGCTGACCTGAACGCCGTGAGCGACTTTTACCGCACGCTGCTGGGTCTGGAACTCCACCACACCTCAGATGGAGAACACGGGCTGGCGGCGCAGGGCACGCCCATCCTGCGCCTGCAAGCTGCGCCAGGACTGCCCCGTGCCCCGGTTTCACGCCCCGGCCTGTACCACACCGCGTTCCTGCTGCCCACCCGCGCCGAGCTGGGCCGCTGGCTGGCACATGCCGCCCGACTGGGCGTGGGGCTGGGCAGTGGGGATCACCTCGTCAGCGAGGCGTTTTACCTGAGTGACCCCGAGGGCAACGGCATAGAGGTCTACGCTGATCGCCCCCGCGAGCTCTGGCGCTGGGAGGGGGGACAAGTGCAGATGGACACCCTGTCGGTGGATGTGCCGGGCGTGCTGGCCGAGGCCGGGGTTAGCCTAGCCGCCGTGCAGCAGGGCATAGCTCCAGCTTATGGGGGCGCCCCGGCGGATACCCAGATAGGACATGTTCACCTGAAGGTGGGCAGCGCGGCGCAGGCCGCCGACTTCTACGCGCAGGCGCTGGGGCTAGAGCAGGTATCTGCTTTTCCGGGGGCGGCCTTTCTGTCGTGGGGGGGCTACCACCACCATCTGGGGCTGAACGAATGGCACAGCCGGGGCCAGGGCCGTCCGGTGGGTGAAGCGCTGGGCCTGGGCCATGTCGAGGTGACGGTGGCTGATTTGGCCGCGCTGCGAGACCGCTGGCAGGGGAGGGGAGATGTGCTGGATGAAGGGGAAAGCCTGACCCTGACCGACCCCTGGGGCAACCGGGTACAGGCGGTTCAGGGTGCTGAAGCGTAG
- the alr gene encoding alanine racemase, whose protein sequence is MNPLSTSAANLPFARTRALISAGALEHNFQFLSRQAERPLLLPVKANAYGHGVRAVAPVAAASAVVAGMAVATPTEALELAELLRELNCRKPVLLFGPSFADEWPALVAAGVQLTVNTLAEAQALPDGARAQLKVNTGMNRQGLHPAQALEVGQELQRRGLLAGVYSHFSEAEAPDHALSWEQFAAFQELLKHFPGVLHHMGNSAAVLNLGPLPGMDLARPGLSSYGVMPPIHTPELIPAMTVQARITFLHWAKAGERVSYNGLDTLERDTLIATLPIGYADGYPRRATGQAEVLIGGERRRVLGRVCMDQLMVDATGLDVTAGDWVTLWGRDEWGQELHISELSRWTGQAEYELLTQLGRRTPRIAAP, encoded by the coding sequence TTGAACCCGCTGTCCACCTCCGCAGCCAATCTGCCTTTTGCCCGCACGCGGGCCCTCATCTCGGCTGGCGCCCTGGAGCACAACTTCCAGTTCCTGAGTCGGCAAGCTGAGCGGCCCCTCCTGTTGCCCGTCAAGGCCAACGCCTACGGACACGGTGTGCGGGCAGTGGCCCCAGTCGCGGCGGCCTCAGCGGTGGTGGCAGGCATGGCGGTCGCCACCCCCACCGAGGCACTGGAACTGGCCGAGCTGCTGCGGGAACTGAACTGCCGCAAGCCGGTGCTGCTGTTCGGCCCCAGCTTTGCCGACGAGTGGCCGGCGCTGGTCGCCGCCGGAGTTCAGCTGACGGTCAACACGCTAGCCGAAGCTCAGGCGCTGCCAGATGGCGCACGGGCACAACTGAAGGTCAACACCGGGATGAACCGCCAGGGCTTGCACCCAGCCCAAGCGCTGGAAGTAGGCCAGGAGTTGCAGCGCCGGGGACTACTGGCCGGGGTGTATTCCCACTTTAGCGAGGCCGAGGCACCTGACCATGCCCTCTCCTGGGAGCAATTCGCAGCTTTCCAGGAGCTGCTGAAACACTTTCCGGGTGTGCTGCACCACATGGGCAACTCGGCGGCAGTCCTGAACCTGGGGCCGCTGCCCGGCATGGATCTGGCGCGGCCAGGGCTGTCGTCCTACGGGGTCATGCCACCGATCCACACCCCCGAGCTGATTCCGGCCATGACTGTGCAGGCCCGCATTACCTTTCTGCACTGGGCCAAGGCGGGCGAACGGGTCAGCTACAACGGTCTGGATACCCTGGAGCGCGACACCCTCATCGCCACACTGCCGATCGGTTACGCAGACGGCTACCCACGCCGCGCCACCGGACAGGCCGAAGTGCTGATCGGGGGAGAGCGGCGGCGGGTGCTGGGGCGGGTGTGTATGGACCAGCTGATGGTGGACGCAACGGGACTGGATGTCACCGCAGGCGACTGGGTGACGCTGTGGGGCCGCGACGAATGGGGTCAGGAGCTGCACATCTCCGAACTGAGCCGCTGGACCGGACAGGCCGAATACGAACTACTCACCCAACTGGGCCGACGTACACCACGTATTGCAGCTCCCTAG
- a CDS encoding GNAT family N-acetyltransferase — protein MTQAVPNEVELHWTSGDPQAAAKVLRATAQSVMQRGHPELWPPETLTVDALAQDYPADGWEVLWRGEDPVGCFVLMDPDPVFWTEKPPGEAMYLHKLAVHPSAQGQGLNRVLLERAEELTRAAHRRWLRLDTDVTRPGLQAIYDGFGFQTVDRKAVMGFEVFRYEKEVGR, from the coding sequence ATGACTCAGGCTGTTCCGAATGAAGTTGAGCTGCACTGGACCTCAGGTGATCCACAAGCTGCGGCCAAGGTCTTACGGGCCACCGCCCAGAGTGTGATGCAGCGCGGGCACCCGGAGCTGTGGCCCCCAGAAACATTAACTGTGGACGCGCTGGCGCAGGACTACCCGGCGGACGGCTGGGAAGTGCTGTGGCGCGGTGAAGACCCGGTGGGCTGCTTTGTGCTGATGGACCCAGACCCGGTGTTCTGGACCGAGAAACCACCTGGCGAGGCCATGTATCTGCACAAACTGGCCGTCCATCCCAGCGCGCAGGGACAAGGATTAAACCGCGTCTTGCTGGAGCGGGCCGAGGAACTGACCCGCGCTGCTCACCGCCGCTGGCTCCGGCTGGACACCGACGTGACCCGCCCCGGCCTGCAGGCCATCTATGACGGCTTTGGGTTCCAAACGGTGGACCGCAAAGCGGTGATGGGCTTTGAAGTGTTCCGGTATGAAAAGGAGGTGGGCCGGTGA
- the rimP gene encoding ribosome maturation factor RimP has product MNNNSDLHNQIAQQLTSDYELLEVQLQNASGRPILLVRIDRADEQPVSVDDIEAVTRRLSNWLDEADPVSGEYRLEVESPGAKRPLLRERHFERMLGLKAKVRGGEHSFTAPIKAVDGDQVTFDVPGQGDVTLRIADIKANLAEFPSEHR; this is encoded by the coding sequence ATGAATAACAACTCAGATCTACACAACCAAATAGCGCAGCAACTCACATCAGACTACGAACTGCTGGAAGTGCAGCTGCAAAATGCGTCCGGGCGGCCTATCCTGCTGGTCCGCATCGACCGCGCCGATGAGCAGCCGGTCAGCGTGGACGACATTGAGGCCGTGACCCGCCGCCTGAGCAACTGGCTGGACGAAGCTGACCCGGTCAGCGGCGAATATCGCCTGGAAGTCGAGTCGCCCGGTGCCAAGCGTCCGCTGCTGCGTGAGCGGCACTTTGAGCGGATGCTGGGCCTCAAGGCCAAGGTGCGCGGCGGTGAACACAGCTTCACGGCGCCGATCAAAGCTGTGGACGGCGATCAGGTGACCTTTGACGTGCCGGGCCAGGGTGACGTGACCCTGCGGATTGCCGACATCAAAGCCAACCTGGCCGAGTTTCCCAGCGAACACCGCTAA
- a CDS encoding IS982 family transposase, translated as MAKHRLHHSLGRRYVIRHLYFWAKKHFSDQKTCPHQKVTDAMLVALLLSRLVFKHPFPSIWWNILKEDRPGLPSYTQAYTRGIKLLPLLEHVASPAQPCTEVVVDSMPLPICRPKRTHLCRFPGAKWGFGTQGEFFGYKLHAWVTPGGQIVQYVIRPANLHDVTVSYELNLRWPEFEGPTIIGDKGYCCLGYVYPPKKNTRYDTGWRDSRHPKIRKRIETVFSALVEAQIRSAQTKTLGSLKLRVVLAVLAHNLARP; from the coding sequence ATGGCTAAACATCGTCTCCACCATAGTCTAGGACGTCGGTACGTCATTCGCCACCTCTATTTCTGGGCTAAAAAGCACTTCAGCGACCAGAAAACCTGCCCGCACCAGAAGGTCACGGATGCCATGCTGGTTGCTCTGCTGCTCTCCCGTCTCGTCTTCAAGCATCCATTTCCTTCCATCTGGTGGAACATCCTCAAGGAAGACCGTCCCGGTCTTCCTTCCTACACTCAGGCCTACACCAGGGGCATCAAACTGTTGCCACTCCTAGAGCATGTTGCAAGCCCAGCTCAGCCCTGCACTGAAGTCGTAGTTGATTCAATGCCCCTCCCCATTTGCCGTCCCAAACGCACGCACCTTTGTCGTTTCCCAGGCGCGAAATGGGGATTTGGAACTCAGGGCGAGTTCTTCGGATATAAGCTGCACGCCTGGGTCACACCAGGTGGACAAATCGTTCAGTACGTCATCCGACCTGCCAACCTCCATGACGTTACGGTCAGCTATGAGCTGAATCTCAGATGGCCAGAGTTTGAAGGCCCAACCATCATTGGCGATAAGGGGTATTGCTGTCTGGGCTACGTGTATCCGCCCAAGAAGAACACCAGATATGACACGGGATGGCGAGATTCTCGCCATCCCAAAATCCGCAAACGTATTGAAACAGTCTTCTCTGCGCTTGTGGAAGCTCAAATCCGCTCTGCCCAAACCAAAACCCTGGGTTCACTTAAGCTCCGCGTCGTCTTGGCCGTACTCGCCCACAATCTTGCTAGGCCCTAA
- a CDS encoding NAD(P)/FAD-dependent oxidoreductase yields MKTIILGAGYGGIATATALKPTENLDALLIDQRPYHTYYTLLHEAAGHGKTVTTPIEPLLEGTGVEFEQASVDHVDLDGRAVHLRDGRVLDYTKLVVSMGSVTNFYGIKGLEEHADVLKEIEDAEGIFDWVNRAFESSYTGSRDLIVGGAGLTGTELVTELAQRSEELSYKTGMPKLKLHLIEAGPNVLPTVDAKLRERALKVLQGYGIEILTSHKIVEASANSVTVEDSSGARREIEGGKIVWTGGIRARDLLRGEQLVGGPGGRVKVDQSLRALGYPDVFVIGDMAAANASDGAPVPSTAQHAGQMGRHTAANLMRAAQGEEIQPYEPYSQGEFVSLGGLMAVGAVNLPGDYRIALTGVAAHVMKIASHLRWALSIK; encoded by the coding sequence ATGAAAACCATCATCCTCGGCGCAGGTTATGGCGGCATCGCTACGGCGACGGCCCTTAAACCCACCGAAAACCTGGATGCCTTGCTGATCGATCAGCGGCCTTATCACACCTACTACACCTTGCTACACGAGGCCGCTGGTCATGGGAAGACCGTGACCACACCCATCGAGCCACTGCTGGAAGGCACTGGCGTGGAATTCGAGCAAGCCAGTGTGGACCATGTGGATCTGGATGGCCGCGCTGTACATCTGAGAGACGGCCGGGTGCTGGACTACACCAAGCTGGTGGTTTCGATGGGTTCGGTGACCAACTTTTACGGGATCAAGGGCCTGGAAGAGCACGCCGACGTTCTCAAGGAGATTGAGGACGCCGAGGGCATCTTTGATTGGGTGAACCGTGCTTTTGAGTCGAGCTACACCGGAAGCCGTGACCTGATCGTGGGTGGCGCAGGCCTCACCGGCACCGAGTTGGTGACCGAACTGGCCCAGCGCTCCGAAGAGCTGAGCTACAAGACGGGTATGCCTAAGCTGAAGCTGCACCTCATCGAAGCGGGGCCAAATGTGCTGCCGACGGTAGATGCCAAACTGCGTGAAAGAGCGTTGAAGGTCCTTCAGGGCTACGGGATCGAAATCCTGACCAGCCACAAGATCGTAGAAGCTTCGGCGAACAGTGTGACGGTAGAAGACAGCAGTGGTGCGCGCCGTGAGATCGAGGGTGGCAAGATCGTCTGGACCGGCGGCATCCGCGCCCGTGACCTGCTGCGTGGCGAGCAACTTGTAGGCGGCCCCGGTGGCCGTGTGAAGGTAGATCAGTCACTGCGGGCGCTGGGCTATCCCGACGTGTTCGTCATTGGTGATATGGCCGCAGCCAATGCCTCGGACGGTGCTCCGGTGCCAAGCACTGCGCAACATGCCGGACAGATGGGCCGTCACACCGCCGCCAACCTGATGCGGGCAGCCCAGGGCGAAGAAATCCAACCCTACGAGCCTTACAGCCAAGGCGAGTTCGTCAGCCTGGGTGGTCTGATGGCTGTGGGTGCTGTCAATCTGCCAGGTGACTACCGTATCGCTCTGACGGGCGTTGCCGCGCATGTCATGAAGATCGCCAGCCACCTGCGCTGGGCACTGAGCATCAAATAA
- a CDS encoding DUF2171 domain-containing protein, producing MSNQEMRAMEQTLGTELRAKIVEHLPIKDLDGEHVGTVDRLEGDQIRLTKTEAMEGKDHSLKLSDVRSVDDLGVYLSKRQSELHF from the coding sequence ATGAGCAACCAAGAAATGCGCGCAATGGAACAGACCCTGGGCACCGAGCTGCGCGCCAAAATCGTGGAGCACCTGCCGATCAAGGATCTGGACGGTGAGCACGTGGGCACCGTGGACCGTCTGGAAGGTGATCAGATCCGCCTGACCAAAACGGAGGCGATGGAGGGCAAGGACCATTCCCTCAAATTGAGTGATGTACGCAGCGTGGACGACCTCGGTGTTTATCTGAGCAAACGTCAGAGCGAACTGCACTTCTGA